A region of Streptomyces sp. R44 DNA encodes the following proteins:
- a CDS encoding bifunctional adenosylcobinamide kinase/adenosylcobinamide-phosphate guanylyltransferase produces MELTLLGTGAPLGLPRPDCPCAVCALSRGGRARAATSLLVDGALLLDLTPGAALAAARSGHSLVGVRQVLLTHPHDGPAVEVPAGLPTAGRVPDGRELTLISGHRVRAVPMDSPGTGYEVTSADGERLLYLPPGGAPAGIGDEHRAPYDMIVADVTGRPDGLARLRSTGAIGPATEVIAVHLDHDAPAGAELDRRLAAAGARAVPDGTTLYIGDYHEVPEVPRRTLVTGGARSGKSVEAERRLETFPEVLYVATGGTREGDPEWAERVGLHRERRPASWRTAETCELVPLLAEDGPALLIDCLSLWLTDAMDRVDAWDDERWRDGGQAALRERTAELVAAVRATGRTVVTVTNEVGSGVVPATAAGRRFRDELGRLNAAFADECEEVVLVVAGQALVLRG; encoded by the coding sequence GTGGAACTGACTCTGCTCGGCACCGGCGCCCCGCTCGGACTCCCCCGCCCCGACTGCCCCTGCGCCGTGTGCGCGCTGTCCCGTGGGGGGCGGGCGAGGGCTGCGACCTCGCTGCTCGTGGACGGGGCCCTGTTGCTCGATCTGACCCCCGGGGCCGCCCTCGCGGCCGCCCGGTCGGGGCATTCGTTGGTGGGAGTGCGGCAGGTGCTGCTCACGCATCCGCATGACGGGCCCGCCGTGGAAGTGCCCGCCGGGCTTCCCACTGCCGGGCGCGTCCCGGACGGACGCGAGTTGACGCTGATCAGCGGGCACCGGGTGCGGGCGGTCCCGATGGACTCCCCGGGGACCGGGTACGAGGTGACCTCGGCCGACGGGGAGCGGTTGCTGTATCTGCCGCCCGGGGGCGCGCCCGCGGGGATCGGGGACGAGCACCGCGCGCCGTACGACATGATCGTCGCCGATGTCACCGGGCGGCCGGACGGCCTGGCCCGGCTGCGGTCGACGGGAGCGATCGGCCCGGCGACCGAGGTGATCGCGGTGCACCTGGACCATGACGCGCCGGCGGGCGCGGAGCTGGACCGGCGGCTCGCGGCGGCGGGGGCGCGGGCGGTGCCGGACGGGACGACGCTGTACATCGGCGACTACCACGAGGTGCCGGAGGTGCCCCGGCGGACGCTGGTGACGGGCGGGGCCCGGTCGGGGAAGTCGGTGGAGGCCGAGCGGCGTCTGGAGACCTTCCCCGAGGTGCTGTACGTGGCGACGGGCGGGACCAGGGAGGGCGACCCGGAGTGGGCCGAGCGGGTGGGGCTGCACCGGGAGCGGCGGCCGGCCTCGTGGCGTACCGCCGAGACCTGCGAGCTCGTACCGCTGCTCGCGGAGGACGGTCCGGCGCTGCTGATCGACTGTCTGTCGCTGTGGCTGACGGATGCCATGGACCGGGTGGATGCCTGGGACGACGAGCGGTGGCGGGACGGCGGGCAGGCGGCGCTGCGGGAGCGGACGGCGGAGCTGGTGGCGGCGGTGCGGGCGACGGGCCGCACGGTCGTGACGGTGACGAACGAGGTCGGCTCGGGGGTGGTGCCGGCGACGGCGGCGGGGCGGCGGTTCCGGGACGAGCTGGGCCGGCTGAACGCGGCCTTCGCGGACGAGTGCGAGGAGGTCGTCCTCGTGGTCGCGGGTCAGGCCCTGGTGCTGCGCGGGTAG
- the cobT gene encoding nicotinate-nucleotide--dimethylbenzimidazole phosphoribosyltransferase has protein sequence MNLDDFSDLIERPDGGIRRDAEERRERLTVPPGALGRLDELGEWLSAAQASVKVRAIEQPKVVLFAGDHGVASLDVSGRAAGTAHELVRAVLDGASPVAVLARSMGVPVRVVDAGLDCDPELLPAEVVRHRVRRGSGRIDVADALTAEETEAAVRLGIAIADEEADSGTDLVVLGDLSVGGTTPASTLIAALCGTDASVVTGRGGAGIDDLAWMRKCAAIRDALRRARPVLGDQLELLGAVGGADLAAMTGFLLQASVRRMPVILDGVVGAACALVAQRAAFRAPDWWLAGQVSGEPAQAKALDRMALSPLLDHGVHVGEGTGALLALPLVQAAAAFAAELPERPDPTTPDAEDAAEG, from the coding sequence TTGAACCTCGACGACTTCTCCGATCTGATCGAGCGCCCCGACGGCGGGATACGGCGTGATGCCGAGGAGCGCCGGGAGCGGCTGACCGTGCCGCCGGGGGCGCTGGGCCGGCTCGACGAGCTGGGCGAGTGGCTGTCCGCGGCCCAGGCCTCGGTCAAGGTGCGGGCGATCGAGCAGCCGAAGGTCGTGCTGTTCGCGGGCGACCACGGGGTGGCCTCGCTCGATGTGTCGGGCCGCGCGGCGGGTACGGCGCACGAGCTGGTGCGCGCGGTGCTGGACGGGGCGAGCCCGGTGGCCGTGCTGGCCCGTTCGATGGGTGTGCCGGTACGGGTCGTGGACGCCGGTCTGGACTGCGATCCGGAGCTGCTGCCCGCCGAGGTGGTACGGCACCGGGTGCGGCGCGGCAGCGGCCGGATCGACGTGGCGGACGCGCTGACGGCCGAGGAGACCGAGGCGGCGGTCCGGCTCGGGATCGCGATCGCGGACGAGGAGGCGGACTCGGGCACCGATCTGGTGGTGCTCGGGGATCTGAGCGTCGGCGGCACGACGCCGGCGTCGACGCTGATCGCGGCGCTGTGCGGGACGGACGCCTCGGTGGTGACCGGCCGGGGCGGTGCCGGGATCGACGATCTGGCGTGGATGCGCAAGTGCGCGGCGATCCGGGACGCGCTGCGGCGGGCCCGGCCGGTCCTGGGTGACCAGCTGGAGCTGCTCGGGGCGGTCGGCGGGGCGGACCTGGCGGCGATGACCGGGTTCCTGTTGCAGGCGTCGGTGCGGCGGATGCCGGTGATCCTGGACGGTGTGGTGGGCGCGGCCTGTGCCCTTGTGGCGCAGCGGGCGGCGTTCCGGGCGCCGGACTGGTGGCTGGCGGGTCAGGTGAGCGGGGAGCCGGCGCAGGCGAAGGCGCTGGACCGGATGGCGCTCAGCCCGCTGCTCGATCACGGCGTCCACGTGGGTGAGGGAACCGGGGCATTGCTCGCACTTCCCCTCGTCCAGGCCGCGGCGGCGTTCGCCGCGGAGCTGCCCGAGCGTCCGGATCCGACCACTCCGGATGCCGAGGACGCGGCGGAGGGCTGA
- a CDS encoding class I SAM-dependent methyltransferase: MLPVVAHWPAGPGGLRDTIRQEIIARQLDEQITSRYPVGQRLRILDAGMGQGTQALRLARAGHTVTGLEADPDLLKAARESLATEPAGIRERVRMIEGDGRETGVHFLPGSFDVVLCHGVLMYADEPDALLAGLARMLAPGGLLSLVVRNAEALSMRPGLAGDWSGALAAFDSDVYTDDNGVKVRADRLDALTATLAGIAAPLHAWYGVRVFTDDVPAEAGLPAAEELDRLLAAEDRAGRTDPYRRIAALLHLCGVRG, encoded by the coding sequence GTGCTGCCCGTCGTCGCCCACTGGCCCGCCGGTCCCGGCGGGCTGCGGGACACCATCCGGCAGGAGATCATCGCCCGTCAGCTCGACGAGCAGATAACCAGCCGCTACCCGGTGGGGCAGCGACTGCGGATCCTCGACGCGGGCATGGGGCAGGGCACCCAGGCCCTGCGCCTGGCCCGGGCCGGACACACCGTGACCGGATTGGAGGCCGACCCCGACCTCCTGAAGGCGGCCCGTGAGTCGCTGGCGACGGAGCCCGCCGGGATCCGCGAGCGGGTCCGGATGATCGAGGGCGACGGGCGCGAGACCGGGGTGCACTTCCTGCCCGGCAGCTTCGACGTGGTGCTCTGCCACGGCGTCCTCATGTACGCGGACGAGCCCGACGCGCTGCTCGCGGGCCTGGCACGGATGCTGGCCCCCGGCGGCCTGCTGTCCCTGGTGGTGCGGAACGCGGAGGCCCTGTCCATGCGGCCGGGGCTCGCCGGGGACTGGTCGGGGGCGCTCGCCGCCTTCGACTCGGACGTCTACACGGACGACAACGGCGTGAAGGTGCGGGCCGACCGGCTCGACGCGCTCACGGCGACGCTCGCGGGGATCGCGGCGCCGCTGCACGCCTGGTACGGGGTGCGGGTCTTCACGGACGACGTCCCCGCCGAGGCGGGGCTGCCCGCCGCCGAGGAGCTGGACCGGCTGCTCGCCGCCGAGGACCGGGCGGGGCGGACGGATCCGTACCGGCGGATCGCGGCGCTGCTGCATCTGTGCGGGGTACGCGGCTGA
- a CDS encoding spherulation-specific family 4 protein, producing the protein MTNPSLLVPYYEHPAERPEAWSALVDAAPTLYGVVLNPASGAGAAPDPAFAEAAARLRAAGVRVLGYVDTAYGRRPHAEAVAELLRHRDWYGADGAFLDQVATAPAALAHYRRIAVAARAAGAATLVFNHGAHPDPGYEAQADLLVTFEGPWDTYRTLDLPVAAHYCHLVYAAPAGFRPATPVHCAVPGTGAHPWGTLPHLLEPAR; encoded by the coding sequence ATGACCAACCCCTCCCTCCTGGTGCCGTACTACGAGCACCCGGCCGAACGCCCCGAGGCCTGGTCGGCGCTCGTCGACGCGGCGCCGACCCTGTACGGCGTCGTCCTCAACCCGGCGAGCGGCGCCGGTGCCGCGCCCGACCCGGCGTTCGCCGAGGCCGCCGCACGGCTGCGGGCCGCCGGGGTCCGGGTCCTCGGCTACGTGGACACCGCCTACGGCCGCCGCCCGCACGCCGAGGCCGTCGCCGAACTGCTCCGCCACCGCGACTGGTACGGCGCCGACGGCGCCTTCCTGGACCAGGTGGCGACCGCGCCCGCCGCCCTCGCCCACTACCGCCGCATCGCGGTCGCCGCCCGGGCCGCCGGGGCCGCGACCCTCGTCTTCAACCACGGCGCCCACCCGGACCCGGGCTACGAGGCCCAGGCCGACCTCCTCGTCACCTTCGAGGGCCCCTGGGACACGTACCGGACCCTCGACCTGCCGGTCGCCGCCCACTACTGCCACCTCGTGTACGCCGCCCCCGCGGGCTTCCGCCCGGCCACCCCGGTGCACTGCGCCGTCCCCGGCACCGGCGCCCACCCCTGGGGCACCCTTCCGCACCTCCTGGAGCCCGCCCGATGA
- a CDS encoding S1C family serine protease has product MDAVSRARRRLLLPFTAGACALALVGGCSSGGDAAAPERSTQAAAPLAANELQDDYQAVIRNVLPSVVQIEASNSLGSGVVYDAKGHIVTNAHVVGEEKSFKVTAATGGQPVTARLVSSYPEQDLAVLKLDTVPKGLKAATFGNSATVDMGQIVLAMGSPLGLSGSVTQGIVSATGRTVSEGRTGGGTGATIGNMVQTSAAINPGNSGGALVNLDSEVIGIPTLAATDPELGGGSAPGIGFAIPASMVKTVAGQIVRSGKVTDSGRAALNITGRTVLDDNYEPAGVAVVEAPSDGAAGKAGLKPGDVITRVGDMDITTITSLSEALASMKPGDVVTVVYTRGTTTHKTQVTLGEL; this is encoded by the coding sequence ATGGACGCCGTATCCCGTGCCCGCCGCCGCCTCCTCCTTCCGTTCACCGCCGGGGCCTGCGCCCTCGCGCTGGTCGGCGGCTGCTCCTCCGGCGGGGACGCCGCCGCCCCGGAGCGTTCCACCCAGGCGGCGGCGCCGCTCGCCGCCAACGAGCTCCAGGACGACTACCAGGCCGTCATCAGGAACGTCCTGCCCTCGGTCGTGCAGATCGAGGCGTCGAACAGCCTCGGCTCCGGGGTCGTCTACGACGCCAAGGGGCACATCGTCACCAACGCGCACGTCGTCGGCGAGGAGAAGTCCTTCAAGGTCACGGCGGCCACCGGCGGGCAGCCCGTGACGGCGCGGCTCGTCTCCTCGTACCCCGAGCAGGACCTCGCGGTGCTCAAGCTGGACACCGTGCCGAAGGGGCTGAAGGCGGCGACGTTCGGCAACTCGGCCACCGTCGACATGGGTCAGATCGTCCTCGCGATGGGCTCCCCGCTGGGCCTGTCCGGCAGCGTGACCCAGGGCATCGTCTCCGCCACCGGCCGGACGGTCAGCGAGGGGCGGACCGGGGGCGGGACGGGCGCGACGATCGGGAACATGGTCCAGACGTCCGCCGCGATCAATCCCGGCAACAGCGGGGGCGCCCTCGTGAACCTCGACAGCGAGGTCATCGGCATCCCGACGCTCGCCGCGACCGATCCCGAGCTGGGCGGGGGCTCGGCGCCCGGCATCGGCTTCGCGATCCCCGCGTCGATGGTGAAGACGGTCGCCGGCCAGATCGTCAGGAGCGGCAAGGTGACGGACTCCGGCCGGGCCGCCCTGAACATCACCGGCCGCACGGTCCTCGACGACAACTACGAGCCGGCGGGCGTGGCGGTGGTCGAGGCGCCTTCGGACGGGGCGGCGGGGAAGGCGGGCCTGAAGCCGGGCGATGTGATCACGCGCGTCGGCGACATGGACATCACGACGATCACGTCGCTGTCGGAGGCGCTGGCGTCGATGAAGCCGGGGGACGTGGTGACGGTGGTGTACACGCGCGGCACGACGACGCACAAGACCCAGGTCACGCTGGGCGAGCTGTAG
- the cobS gene encoding adenosylcobinamide-GDP ribazoletransferase, with product MDGLRFAFGTLTVFPARITRWDRDAARAGMLSAPLAGLAVGLCSAAAGGLFLLLGSGPLLAAVAATAVPALLTRGLHLDGLADTADGLGSAKPAEDALRIMKQSDIGPFGVIALVLVLLAQVAALYELYGEGWAHGTVAAALAATVARLALTHASRHGVPAARPEGLGAIVAETVPTRSATLTTALVLVLCATAGLLLSPYDAVRSVLAAGAGLGAAAVLLRRCVRRFGGVTGDVFGAVEETAATAALIALTLG from the coding sequence ATGGACGGCCTGCGTTTCGCCTTCGGGACCCTCACCGTGTTCCCCGCCCGCATCACCCGCTGGGACCGGGACGCGGCGCGCGCCGGCATGCTCTCGGCCCCGCTCGCCGGCCTGGCCGTCGGGCTCTGCTCCGCCGCGGCCGGCGGTCTCTTCCTGCTGCTCGGCTCGGGCCCGCTGCTCGCGGCCGTCGCCGCCACCGCCGTCCCCGCCCTGCTCACCCGGGGCCTGCACCTCGACGGCCTCGCGGACACCGCCGACGGCCTCGGCAGCGCCAAGCCGGCCGAGGACGCGCTGCGCATCATGAAGCAGTCGGACATCGGCCCGTTCGGCGTCATCGCCCTCGTCCTCGTGCTGCTCGCCCAGGTCGCCGCGCTGTACGAGCTGTACGGGGAGGGCTGGGCGCACGGCACCGTCGCCGCCGCCCTCGCCGCCACCGTCGCCCGCCTCGCCCTCACCCACGCCTCCCGGCACGGCGTCCCGGCCGCCCGCCCCGAGGGCCTCGGCGCGATCGTCGCCGAGACGGTCCCGACCCGGTCCGCGACCCTCACGACCGCCCTGGTCCTGGTCCTCTGCGCCACGGCGGGCCTCCTGCTCTCCCCGTACGACGCCGTCCGCTCGGTCCTCGCGGCCGGTGCGGGCCTCGGTGCGGCGGCGGTGCTGCTCCGGCGGTGCGTGCGGCGCTTCGGCGGGGTGACGGGCGATGTGTTCGGCGCGGTGGAGGAGACGGCGGCCACGGCGGCGCTGATCGCGCTGACGCTGGGTTAA
- a CDS encoding endo alpha-1,4 polygalactosaminidase, which translates to MRRPLPPLVGLLLLATACTAAPGPDPAPDPKTTGEQRWRPAPGLAWQWQLSGRLDPAVDVPVYDIDGFDHPASTVADLHRRGRKVICYLSTGAWEDFRPDADDFPKGLLGEGNGWDGERWLDIRRTDLLGPLMAKRLDMCRDKGFDAVEPDNMDGYKNRTGFPLTAADQLRYNRLIATMAHDRGLAVGLKNDLDQIPKLLPDFDFAVNEQCAEYDECGRLAPFVAAGKAVFHVEYERTTDQFCPQARKLGLSSMRKRYALDAWREPCRSGG; encoded by the coding sequence ATGAGACGACCGCTGCCGCCGCTCGTGGGGCTCCTCCTGCTCGCCACGGCCTGTACGGCGGCCCCCGGCCCCGACCCCGCCCCCGACCCGAAGACCACCGGGGAGCAGCGCTGGCGGCCCGCCCCCGGTCTCGCCTGGCAGTGGCAGCTCAGCGGCCGGCTCGACCCGGCCGTCGACGTCCCGGTGTACGACATCGACGGCTTCGACCACCCCGCGTCGACCGTCGCCGACCTCCACCGCCGCGGCCGCAAGGTCATCTGCTATCTGTCCACGGGCGCCTGGGAGGACTTCCGCCCCGACGCCGACGACTTCCCGAAGGGCCTCCTCGGCGAGGGCAACGGCTGGGACGGCGAGCGCTGGCTCGACATCCGCCGCACCGACCTCCTCGGACCGCTCATGGCGAAGCGCCTCGACATGTGCCGGGACAAGGGCTTCGACGCCGTCGAACCCGACAACATGGACGGCTACAAGAACCGCACGGGATTCCCCCTCACCGCCGCCGACCAGCTCCGCTACAACCGCCTCATCGCGACCATGGCCCACGACCGGGGCCTCGCGGTCGGCCTCAAGAACGACCTGGACCAGATCCCGAAGCTGCTCCCGGACTTCGACTTCGCGGTCAACGAGCAGTGCGCCGAGTACGACGAGTGCGGCCGTCTCGCGCCGTTCGTGGCGGCGGGCAAGGCCGTCTTCCACGTCGAGTACGAACGGACGACCGACCAGTTCTGCCCCCAGGCGAGGAAGCTGGGCCTCAGCTCGATGCGGAAGCGGTACGCGCTCGACGCGTGGCGCGAGCCCTGCCGGTCCGGCGGTTAA
- a CDS encoding DUF3043 domain-containing protein — protein MFRSRSKDEKAPTDKVTADLSTKQPRDPEAPKGRPTPKRSEAQTQRRRAATVPTDRKEAAKRQREARRSDLARQREALASGDERYLPPRDKGPVRRFVRDFVDSRFAIAEFFLPMAVVILVLSLFGNANRSLQNISLLLWLGVIILIVIDSIGIWIRLRKQLNERFPNEPKRGAIAYGLMRTLQMRRLRLPKPQVKRGERP, from the coding sequence GTGTTCCGTAGCCGTTCGAAGGACGAGAAGGCCCCCACCGACAAGGTGACGGCGGACCTCTCCACCAAGCAGCCCCGCGACCCCGAGGCCCCCAAGGGCCGCCCGACCCCGAAGCGGAGCGAGGCGCAGACCCAGCGCCGCCGCGCCGCGACGGTGCCGACCGACCGCAAGGAGGCCGCCAAGCGCCAGCGCGAGGCACGCCGCTCGGACCTGGCCCGTCAGCGCGAGGCGCTGGCCAGTGGCGACGAGCGTTACCTGCCGCCCCGCGACAAGGGTCCGGTCCGCCGTTTCGTGCGCGACTTCGTCGACTCGCGGTTCGCGATCGCCGAGTTCTTCCTGCCGATGGCCGTGGTGATCCTCGTGCTGTCGCTGTTCGGCAACGCCAACCGGTCGCTGCAGAACATCTCCCTGCTGCTCTGGCTCGGTGTGATCATCCTGATCGTCATCGACTCGATCGGCATCTGGATCCGCCTGCGGAAGCAGCTCAACGAGCGCTTCCCGAACGAGCCGAAGCGCGGCGCCATCGCCTACGGCCTGATGCGCACGCTTCAGATGCGCCGACTGCGTCTGCCGAAGCCGCAGGTCAAGCGCGGAGAGCGGCCCTGA
- a CDS encoding phosphatidylglycerol lysyltransferase domain-containing protein has product MGEVRLPAEAAPRGTTARSRRSAAFAVWYLRVVTFINFLGAVWVSFGQDLRRHNEDNYFTPYLLTAGFASGVFTLFLAITMRRRKRAAWILNIVLSGLFLLLFALVMFFPEIRQHAQNWISLVLTAAFVLALLLGRKEFYAKGDRSNPKLAAGVAVGGLLVTSLLAAVLVTVTTESTGSTFLERWKYGVMRLVTLASDGSGIHPPGWVDVTINIMSTLLLFAVLFAAFRSRRAVDPLTAEDEDRLRVLLDKQGERDSLGYFALRREKSVVWSPSEKAAIAYRVVGGVSLASGDPIGDPEAWPGAIEPWLTEAREHGWIPAVMGASEEAGVIYARHGLDALELGDEAIVETDEFTLDGRAMRTVRQAFNRVKRAGYEVRIRRHEDIPADEMAELLRKADDWRDGATERGFSMALGRLGDPRDGRCVMLECTDEKGELRALLSFVPWGPKGLSLDLMRRDRDSENGLMEFMVIELLQRAKEIGITQVSLNFAMFRSVFERGSKLGAGPVLRMWRSLLSFFSRWWQIESLYRANAKYRPIWEPRFMLFEKSADLLRIGLAAGRAEGFLEAPGLPKWLHRRHLESSR; this is encoded by the coding sequence ATGGGAGAAGTCCGCTTGCCTGCCGAAGCAGCACCCCGGGGCACGACCGCCCGTTCGCGTCGCAGCGCCGCGTTCGCCGTCTGGTACCTGCGCGTCGTCACGTTCATCAATTTCCTCGGCGCCGTCTGGGTCTCCTTCGGACAGGACCTGCGCCGCCACAACGAGGACAACTACTTCACCCCCTACCTGCTCACCGCGGGCTTCGCCTCGGGGGTCTTCACGCTCTTCCTGGCGATCACCATGCGGCGCCGCAAACGGGCCGCGTGGATCCTCAACATCGTGCTCAGCGGCCTCTTCCTGCTGCTCTTCGCCCTCGTGATGTTCTTCCCGGAGATCCGGCAGCACGCCCAGAACTGGATCTCGCTGGTCCTCACCGCCGCGTTCGTGCTCGCGCTGCTCCTCGGCCGCAAGGAGTTCTACGCGAAGGGCGACCGCTCCAACCCGAAGCTCGCGGCCGGGGTGGCCGTGGGCGGACTGCTCGTCACCTCGCTGCTCGCCGCCGTCCTGGTGACCGTCACCACCGAGTCCACCGGCTCCACCTTCCTGGAGCGCTGGAAGTACGGCGTGATGCGGCTGGTCACACTGGCCTCCGACGGCTCCGGCATCCACCCGCCCGGCTGGGTCGACGTCACCATCAACATCATGTCCACGCTGCTGCTCTTCGCGGTGCTCTTCGCGGCCTTCCGCTCCCGGCGGGCCGTCGACCCGCTGACCGCGGAGGACGAGGACCGGCTCCGGGTGCTGCTCGACAAGCAGGGCGAGCGGGACTCCCTCGGCTACTTCGCGCTGCGCCGCGAGAAGAGCGTCGTGTGGTCGCCGAGCGAGAAGGCGGCCATCGCCTACCGGGTGGTCGGCGGGGTCTCGCTCGCCTCCGGCGATCCGATCGGCGACCCCGAGGCCTGGCCGGGCGCCATCGAGCCCTGGCTCACCGAGGCGCGCGAGCACGGCTGGATCCCGGCGGTGATGGGCGCGAGCGAGGAGGCCGGGGTCATCTACGCCCGGCACGGTCTGGACGCCCTGGAGCTGGGCGACGAGGCGATCGTGGAGACCGACGAGTTCACCCTGGACGGCCGGGCCATGCGCACCGTCCGGCAGGCCTTCAACCGGGTCAAGCGGGCCGGGTACGAGGTCCGCATCCGGCGCCACGAGGACATCCCGGCCGACGAGATGGCCGAGCTGCTCCGCAAGGCGGACGACTGGCGCGACGGGGCCACCGAGCGGGGCTTCTCGATGGCGCTGGGCCGGCTCGGCGACCCCCGGGACGGCCGCTGTGTGATGCTGGAGTGCACCGACGAGAAGGGCGAGCTGCGGGCCCTGCTGTCCTTCGTCCCCTGGGGGCCGAAGGGGCTCTCGCTGGACCTGATGCGCCGCGACCGGGACTCCGAGAACGGCCTGATGGAGTTCATGGTCATCGAACTTCTGCAGCGCGCCAAGGAGATCGGGATCACTCAGGTCTCACTCAACTTCGCGATGTTCCGCTCCGTCTTCGAACGTGGCTCGAAGCTCGGGGCGGGACCCGTGCTGCGCATGTGGCGTTCACTGCTCAGCTTCTTCTCCCGCTGGTGGCAGATCGAGTCGCTGTACCGCGCCAACGCCAAGTACCGACCGATCTGGGAGCCCCGATTCATGCTCTTCGAGAAGAGTGCGGACCTGCTGCGCATCGGCCTCGCCGCCGGTCGGGCCGAGGGCTTCCTGGAGGCCCCCGGTCTGCCGAAGTGGCTGCACCGCAGGCATCTGGAGAGCAGCCGTTGA